CAATCAATTATATTTTTATTTATTAAAAATATTAATTTACTGTACATTATAACGTAATTAATCCATATTTTCAATATATATAAATCCTATTACAAAATAATATACTATTGATATTGCACTTATATATGGATAATATACTGATGAAAGGACCATTGTTATCTCGCACCCTATCAGCATAGAACCTATAAATAAGTATTTAATATCTAAATTTCTATTTTTAATTCCTTTAAATATAATTCTTAGTAAATATATTAAAAATAAAATATTCATAATAAAAAAACTAAGTCCAGCAATTATACCAGCAGCATAAGCTACTTGTAAATAAGAATTATGGGAATTCGCTTCGATATATCCACCCTGATAAGGAACTTTTAATTTACCTGCAGGATGCCCCAATAAATTTATATTATTAATATACTTTCCCCAAATCTCAAATCTTCCGGAAGATAGATTATTATCATCTGTTATGCCTTTTTTACTTCTGTCTGCAGCAGAGTTCAATTGCTCAATAAGCGTCATAAATCCCTCGTTTTTACCTTCATCATTAAAAGTAACTATAAATGCATTTCCAAATACATTTTTTTCAATATTAATTATAAAATTATTTACATATGTAAGCATTGAAAATAACATAACAGTCCCGAGAACGGAAGATAATATTATTTTAAATAATCTAAATAAAATTTCTTTTATATTTATCCTATTTATAAACAAATATAATATATAAACAACCCCGATAAATATAAACGATAGATATGTGGTCCTAGATTTAACAAATACAGATAATGCAAATACACACCCAATCAATATTATATTTAAAATCTTATTTGTTTTATCTCCTGCTGCCTCAAATAAATATAATAAAGCAGGGAGAACTATTGTCAGATAAGCACCCAGTCCATTTGGATTTGCAAGGAATGAAGCATACTGCCCGGAAGTCAAAGGAGAGATAAATACAGAAACGATTATCAATAATATAAAACTATATTTTATCCCATTATTAAAACTTAATAAAAATTTGCTATATCCGTTTTCACTATTAAATATTATATAAAAAACAGGAAACAGAACAGCAAAAATCAGAGAACATAATATATATGCCATAACTCTATGTAATATTCCGGAAATCAAGAAAAATCCTGATATAATATATAATAAAATTAGCAAATTTTTATTTATCTCTATTTTTTCTATTTTTTCACTGACACTGAATAAAATAATAACAAAAGTTATAATAACTCCTATCAGTGCGGCAACTGAAGTACTTCCTTTATACACCCCTGCTGTGGATAAAAACATATTTATAAATAGCATAAAAAAGCTAAAAACAACTATTTTAGCCTTAAAATCTTCAGATATATGACGAGTCTTTTCATATATATAATTTATAAAATTCATATATATCCTATTAAATAATTTATCCCCCATAAAATCATCCTCGTTTACTATTTATATAATTTAAGCCAATCCTCTTTTACCGCATTCCATGAATACTTTTTATACAATTCCCGTACTTTACCATTGTTACTGATTTTAATTTTACCGTCGGTAATATCCTTAATAATCATAGGCAATTCATCAAATGAATTATATTTTATATAATCTATACCTATATCA
The DNA window shown above is from Anaerofustis stercorihominis DSM 17244 and carries:
- a CDS encoding O-antigen ligase family protein; this translates as MLFINMFLSTAGVYKGSTSVAALIGVIITFVIILFSVSEKIEKIEINKNLLILLYIISGFFLISGILHRVMAYILCSLIFAVLFPVFYIIFNSENGYSKFLLSFNNGIKYSFILLIIVSVFISPLTSGQYASFLANPNGLGAYLTIVLPALLYLFEAAGDKTNKILNIILIGCVFALSVFVKSRTTYLSFIFIGVVYILYLFINRINIKEILFRLFKIILSSVLGTVMLFSMLTYVNNFIINIEKNVFGNAFIVTFNDEGKNEGFMTLIEQLNSAADRSKKGITDDNNLSSGRFEIWGKYINNINLLGHPAGKLKVPYQGGYIEANSHNSYLQVAYAAGIIAGLSFFIMNILFLIYLLRIIFKGIKNRNLDIKYLFIGSMLIGCEITMVLSSVYYPYISAISIVYYFVIGFIYIENMD